CCCTGGCTTTATACGGCTCCCAATATTGGTCAGCCCGTTCTACCAGAAATATCCATAATTCAAATAACACCCACAACAATATCTGGCAAGGCTACACCTCTTTCAAAAATTGAGGTGTTTGACGATGGTGGCTGCATGCGTTGCGAACCCTATACCTATATTACAACAACTACTGCTGACGCTAATGGCAATTGGAGTTGTAATGGCTCAATAAGTAACGGTGCAATTGCATCTGCAACAATTAATGGTTTTACTTCTTATTTCACAAAGGCAGCTTGGTACGAAGGTGGCAAAAAGATACATTATTCATGTACAGAGGGGGGATCGGTAAAAAGTACGGTAATTCACAACGGCACTTATGAATGGAGGGATCCGGCTGGCAATATAATAGGAACCACTCCCGAAATTACCGGGCTAACTCCCGGTAATTACACATTAAAAGTGCTTAACGGAATAAGTTGCTCATCTCAAATCTACACTTTTAGGATTATTGACTCAAAGCCAATTCTTAATGAGTCTGATAAACATATTGTACAGCCATCGTGCAATATTAAAGGTTCAATAACCGGTTTGTCTCTGGTTAACACTGATGCAACCAATGATGCCTATTATCAGGGCCAATTCAATATTTATACTTATAAATGGGTTGACGCTACAGGAAGTGTAAAAAGTAATACGATAGATCTGACCAATGCAGATGCCGGAACATATCAGTTGCAGATTACATACAACCAAGGATGTACTACCACATTTGGTCCTTTTGTATTAACAAACAGCACCGGCCCATCTCTCAATCAAACCACCGCCATCATCACCCCAACACCCTGCGGCCAAAGCACAGGCAGCATTACCGGCATAATTCCAACGGGAACCGGTAACCTCAGATACAGCTGGAAAAATGGGCAAGGTAACGAGGTAGCCACTACTAAAGATTTGACGGGGCAACCAGCCGGTGTTTATACGCTTACGCTAACTGATGATACCCAATGCGGCCCGGTTAGCACAACCGCCATCCCTATTCCAGAAACCAATGGTATCACCTTAAATGATAATGGCATAGCAACCAGCCCAGATTGTGCCGGAGGTAAGAGCAGTATCACGGGTATTACAGTAACCGGAGCCACCAATTACCAATGGATAAACACCACACAAAGCCGCACATACTCGTCGGCAACGCCTGATATTACAGATTTACCGCCGGGTACCTATCACCTGATGGCTTTTAACGGCAATGGCTGCAGCAAAATCAGTAAAGATTATATAATTACTGCGGCCGGCAACACCGAGAACTATGGCGGCCTTACCAAGGTGCTAACCCCTGCCACTTGCGGACAAAACAACGGCATTATTGAAGCCATTTTTATGCCGAACAACCAGCCTATGGTAACACCCAAATCGGTACGCTGGGTGCAGAAAAGTACCGGAATAGAGGTAGGGCACAGCATGAAGCTGGAGGGGATTGATGCGGGCACGTACTCGCTTTACGCAACGGGCCAAAATGGCTGCGAGCGTTTTTTAATAGACTACAGCATTACACGCACACCCGGCATCAGCGTGAGCGGAGGCAGCGTGACGGATGATAATTGCAATAGCGGCAGCGGCAGCATCTCAGGTGTTTCGGTAAGTGGCGGTATTGCATCAAGTGTGCAGTGGACTGATGCATCGGGCAAAACGGTTGGCACACAATTAGATTTAACAGGCGTATATGCCGGTACATACCTGTTAAAAGTTACCGGC
This region of Mucilaginibacter yixingensis genomic DNA includes:
- a CDS encoding gliding motility-associated C-terminal domain-containing protein; its protein translation is MLVNTKGVELYGFYIRDFNAKIEEYKYTAGIFMENSEDVQIGAFGKNNVFSHNYSSIANTASPLKSGGGLTLSVNNLKVYANIFGFEPDGKTARNYDNFQSFDNIYLNCWQGNIEIGGNDISQRNFFGYGATIINYGTQPNNIATITIKNNYFNYDIDGLPKPRTGGPNKGSASSIKVALDYGQDDSFFYPYTVNVTNNKMVYPSDIYIGLISGDLNFKGNIIANELGSAENYGTHVQLKSKANILIGGENIGEGNSIYNQPLWLYSTKSVELHRNSLFCVGDTFGPWLYTAPNIGQPVLPEISIIQITPTTISGKATPLSKIEVFDDGGCMRCEPYTYITTTTADANGNWSCNGSISNGAIASATINGFTSYFTKAAWYEGGKKIHYSCTEGGSVKSTVIHNGTYEWRDPAGNIIGTTPEITGLTPGNYTLKVLNGISCSSQIYTFRIIDSKPILNESDKHIVQPSCNIKGSITGLSLVNTDATNDAYYQGQFNIYTYKWVDATGSVKSNTIDLTNADAGTYQLQITYNQGCTTTFGPFVLTNSTGPSLNQTTAIITPTPCGQSTGSITGIIPTGTGNLRYSWKNGQGNEVATTKDLTGQPAGVYTLTLTDDTQCGPVSTTAIPIPETNGITLNDNGIATSPDCAGGKSSITGITVTGATNYQWINTTQSRTYSSATPDITDLPPGTYHLMAFNGNGCSKISKDYIITAAGNTENYGGLTKVLTPATCGQNNGIIEAIFMPNNQPMVTPKSVRWVQKSTGIEVGHSMKLEGIDAGTYSLYATGQNGCERFLIDYSITRTPGISVSGGSVTDDNCNSGSGSISGVSVSGGIASSVQWTDASGKTVGTQLDLTGVYAGTYLLKVTGSGCSVPLPFTVGNADGFIAAPAANNLQLCSAGDALLTAGYPATGSGYRLYSDAVSTTLLDQQTSGKFKIRVSADRSYYVSRYKGNCESARTEIKVSLGIGALTIANAFTPNGDGVNDTWAIKGAEAYPNGTVQVFTRGGDKIFESKGYAHPFDGSYNGQPLPSGTYYYIINFNTSCGLLSGSLTIIR